A window of Patescibacteria group bacterium contains these coding sequences:
- a CDS encoding CDP-alcohol phosphatidyltransferase family protein encodes MQRKSEKPKIKDIIKIPNILTSIRIIIALTIIALFFTNNHIWLVKWLFVIGILTDTLDGNIARLFNQKSRLGVMLEPIADTLLVAGTVLFVTFRLDLPKLIFLIYVAVVFVGFLGIVFVYLIRREWFADKLVVSEIAIVFVYGTGIFYLFGLPYKNYLALFTIGFGIAALIDLIIKLKRFKGRAKFKLEKLQNSKDFKMLK; translated from the coding sequence ATGCAAAGAAAAAGTGAAAAACCAAAAATAAAAGACATTATAAAAATTCCTAACATTTTAACAAGCATTAGAATAATAATTGCTTTGACAATTATTGCCTTATTTTTTACTAACAACCATATTTGGTTAGTAAAATGGCTTTTTGTAATCGGAATTTTAACCGACACATTAGATGGCAACATTGCTCGTCTTTTTAATCAAAAATCAAGATTAGGAGTCATGCTAGAACCAATAGCTGACACTTTATTAGTAGCAGGTACAGTTTTGTTTGTTACTTTCAGACTCGATCTTCCAAAGTTAATATTCTTAATTTATGTTGCAGTAGTCTTTGTTGGATTTCTTGGAATAGTTTTTGTCTATTTAATCAGAAGAGAATGGTTCGCTGACAAACTGGTAGTTTCTGAAATTGCAATTGTTTTTGTTTATGGAACAGGTATTTTTTATCTTTTTGGATTGCCATACAAAAATTATCTAGCGCTATTTACAATTGGCTTTGGGATTGCTGCTTTAATAGATCTAATCATAAAATTAAAAAGGTTTAAAGGCCGAGCGAAATTTAAATTAGAAAAACTTCAGAATAGCAAAGATTTCAAAATGCTGAAATAA
- a CDS encoding metallophosphoesterase, which translates to MKKYISCFILALILFLLALAGFYFYILKPRIDNSANKARITEKIKNLVTNETDFTFAVASDSGRQNDDLNKIYKQIVEKVNKSNAKFFIHLGDFTQNGTDAEFQEFKNYMAKNLNIAYYIVPGNHDILADEQDKSVFLNYYKDLYQSFDYEKNHFVILDNSWNLEGFSDEQLNWLKQDLATNKFPAFIFMHRPTKIPFEDVFDINDGGTKQTFASYDKFYEIINEPKNNVKEVYSGHLHMYFPFNLLSITMTIVGSAGSLPQYDFMKNDDSYYHYFEVNTKGKDHANRMIEIAE; encoded by the coding sequence ATGAAAAAGTATATTTCATGTTTTATTTTAGCATTAATATTATTCCTGTTGGCACTGGCTGGTTTTTATTTTTATATTTTAAAACCAAGGATTGATAATTCGGCTAATAAAGCCAGGATAACTGAAAAAATAAAAAATCTTGTGACCAATGAAACTGATTTTACTTTTGCTGTTGCCTCTGATTCTGGCAGACAAAATGATGATTTGAACAAAATCTACAAACAAATAGTTGAAAAAGTAAACAAAAGCAATGCAAAATTTTTTATCCATTTAGGAGATTTTACACAAAATGGAACTGATGCTGAATTTCAAGAATTCAAAAATTATATGGCGAAAAATTTGAATATTGCTTATTATATTGTTCCTGGCAATCATGATATTCTAGCTGATGAACAAGATAAATCTGTTTTTTTAAATTATTATAAAGATCTTTATCAATCTTTTGATTATGAAAAAAATCATTTCGTAATTTTGGATAATTCATGGAATTTAGAAGGATTTTCTGATGAACAGTTAAACTGGCTTAAACAAGATTTGGCAACAAATAAATTTCCAGCTTTTATTTTTATGCATCGACCAACAAAAATTCCTTTTGAAGATGTTTTTGATATTAATGATGGCGGAACAAAGCAGACATTTGCAAGCTATGATAAATTTTATGAAATAATTAATGAACCAAAAAATAATGTCAAAGAAGTATATTCTGGACATCTGCATATGTATTTTCCATTTAATTTGCTAAGTATTACAATGACAATTGTTGGAAGTGCTGGATCTTTACCTCAATATGATTTTATGAAAAATGATGACAGTTATTATCATTATTTTGAGGTAAATACAAAAGGAAAAGATCATGCTAATCGAATGATTGAGATAGCGGAATAA
- a CDS encoding carboxypeptidase regulatory-like domain-containing protein produces the protein MNKIKYYLAGIFCVCLMFGISHFALADSTISGKILKTNGDPVIGDTVYLRSNSNVYVDTTDANGNYTFTVDDAPITDSYTLIPNDINYIYEVGYIIAHSEYFYPQSRPISIVDGVNQADIDFTMSHHGMVSGKITDSSGNPIDEVLFYMWDKNGQSFYEYSYSDILGNYYATPLYGSSQSINAQGNYQAYVFKEGYLPVYISSLAIVDNQTLSQNVTLTGKSHVSGNIKSKKGTNLADIVVKVYRLGDDDAYAVSQSDANGNYQIDLGRTGDPDDFGDFSAKGKYILEVAGDDTSAYTKKSKNISVTSDESSLSKNFTLSKKKGSLSGKVKTKKNTKIEGAMVKVNLISDPQITSTTYSDSSGRYSFAHLTTGNYQITVSKDGYVNYEMTNKKIKKGTKKTFKLTTAGNISGYVFDNVTKKPLSGIYVYLVNSDIYASTNSQGYYVIKNVPTGNRKIYVRNYNYQEQFYFKASSISKAKTIKVKKNKENKKNNFYLTSYQRTYR, from the coding sequence ATGAACAAGATCAAGTATTATCTGGCAGGCATTTTTTGTGTTTGCCTAATGTTTGGAATCAGTCATTTTGCTTTGGCTGATTCTACAATTTCTGGGAAAATTTTAAAAACCAATGGTGATCCAGTAATAGGCGATACTGTTTATCTCCGCAGTAATAGCAATGTTTATGTCGATACTACTGATGCCAATGGTAATTATACTTTCACTGTTGATGACGCACCGATCACTGATAGCTATACGTTAATTCCTAATGACATTAATTATATATACGAAGTAGGATATATAATAGCTCATTCTGAATATTTTTATCCGCAATCTAGACCTATTTCAATTGTCGATGGTGTAAATCAAGCAGACATCGATTTTACCATGAGTCATCATGGAATGGTATCTGGAAAAATCACCGATAGTAGTGGCAATCCGATTGATGAAGTTTTGTTCTATATGTGGGATAAAAATGGCCAATCTTTTTATGAATATTCCTATTCTGATATTCTAGGTAATTATTATGCGACTCCGCTATATGGTTCGAGCCAAAGCATTAATGCGCAAGGAAATTATCAGGCTTATGTTTTCAAAGAAGGTTATTTGCCAGTATATATAAGTAGCTTAGCAATTGTCGATAATCAAACTCTTTCACAAAATGTTACTTTAACAGGAAAAAGTCATGTTTCTGGCAATATAAAATCGAAAAAAGGAACGAATCTAGCAGATATTGTTGTCAAAGTCTATCGTTTAGGCGATGATGACGCTTATGCTGTTTCACAAAGCGATGCAAATGGTAACTATCAAATTGATCTTGGTCGGACAGGAGATCCAGATGATTTTGGTGATTTTTCTGCCAAAGGAAAATATATTCTAGAAGTTGCAGGCGATGATACTTCTGCATATACAAAAAAATCAAAAAATATTTCTGTAACATCTGATGAATCAAGCCTTTCCAAAAATTTTACCTTAAGCAAAAAGAAAGGTTCTCTTTCAGGTAAAGTTAAGACCAAGAAAAATACAAAAATTGAAGGCGCAATGGTTAAAGTCAATTTAATCAGTGATCCACAGATTACTTCTACAACATATTCTGATTCAAGCGGCAGATATAGTTTTGCTCACTTAACAACTGGCAATTATCAAATTACTGTTAGTAAAGATGGCTACGTTAATTATGAAATGACTAATAAGAAAATCAAAAAAGGAACTAAAAAGACTTTTAAATTAACAACAGCTGGTAATATCTCTGGTTATGTTTTTGACAATGTTACCAAGAAACCTCTTTCTGGTATTTATGTTTATCTAGTCAATTCAGATATTTATGCTTCCACCAATAGCCAAGGCTATTATGTTATAAAAAACGTTCCTACAGGTAATCGCAAGATTTATGTAAGGAATTATAACTATCAAGAACAATTTTATTTCAAAGCTTCAAGTATCAGCAAGGCAAAGACAATCAAAGTCAAGAAAAACAAAGAGAATAAAAAAAATAATTTCTATTTGACATCTTATCAAAGAACATATCGATAA
- a CDS encoding trypsin-like peptidase domain-containing protein: protein MLSNTNLEQNIKTEEKVSNVSKVNFPTQEKKVKSKKNLGILKVVIICVVVSFIVSTIAGFASSGLGNVIVQSLSNRKLTIPDKIITVKEESQTIDVAKKVQPSVVSIVVSKDLQKLYQYDSSPFQNDPFFKDFFQDSGLNEQQQQNQNQQNGQQEIGGGTGFVISSDGVILTNRHVVSDQEASYTVVTNDNKKYDAKIQAIDPTNDVAVLKIDANNLTPVELGNSDALQIGQDVIAIGNAMGEYHNTVTKGVVSGLGRAITAGDQYSQAVESLDNIIQTDAAINPGNSGGPLLNIDGQVVGINTAMDYSGQSIGFAIPINDAKTDIDSVKKDGKISKPFLGVRYQIINKSLATKNNLKYEYGALVLRGTSQDEVAIAPGSPADKAGLVENDIILELNGTKIDSNNTLAKLIAKYKIGDEVTLKISHKGEEKEVKLKLEERKS, encoded by the coding sequence ATGTTAAGTAATACTAATTTAGAACAAAACATCAAAACAGAAGAAAAAGTAAGCAATGTTTCAAAAGTCAATTTTCCAACTCAAGAAAAAAAAGTTAAATCCAAAAAGAATTTAGGAATTTTGAAAGTTGTAATTATTTGTGTTGTCGTCAGTTTTATCGTTTCAACAATTGCTGGTTTTGCCTCTAGTGGTTTAGGCAATGTTATTGTCCAAAGTTTGAGCAATCGAAAATTAACAATTCCTGACAAAATAATTACTGTCAAAGAAGAATCTCAAACAATTGATGTTGCCAAAAAAGTCCAGCCTTCAGTTGTTTCAATTGTTGTTTCCAAAGACCTGCAAAAATTATATCAATACGATTCATCTCCTTTTCAAAACGATCCATTTTTTAAAGATTTTTTTCAAGATTCTGGTTTGAATGAGCAACAGCAACAAAATCAAAATCAACAAAATGGCCAGCAAGAAATTGGCGGAGGTACTGGTTTCGTTATTTCTTCAGATGGCGTTATCTTAACTAATCGCCATGTTGTCTCAGATCAAGAGGCAAGTTATACTGTTGTCACCAATGACAATAAAAAATATGATGCCAAAATTCAAGCTATTGATCCAACTAATGATGTTGCAGTTTTAAAAATTGATGCTAATAATTTAACTCCAGTTGAGCTTGGCAACTCTGATGCTTTGCAAATTGGCCAAGACGTTATTGCAATCGGTAATGCGATGGGTGAATATCATAATACTGTTACTAAAGGCGTTGTTTCAGGCCTTGGTCGAGCAATTACTGCTGGCGATCAATACAGCCAAGCAGTAGAAAGCTTAGACAATATTATTCAAACTGATGCTGCAATTAATCCTGGCAATTCTGGCGGACCATTACTTAATATCGATGGCCAAGTTGTTGGTATTAATACAGCGATGGATTATTCAGGACAATCAATTGGTTTTGCGATTCCAATTAATGATGCCAAGACAGATATTGATTCAGTAAAAAAAGATGGCAAAATCTCCAAGCCATTTTTGGGAGTTCGCTATCAAATTATTAACAAAAGTTTAGCAACAAAAAATAATTTGAAATATGAATATGGCGCTCTAGTTTTACGAGGTACGAGCCAAGATGAAGTTGCTATTGCTCCAGGCAGTCCAGCAGACAAGGCAGGTTTAGTTGAAAATGATATTATCTTAGAGCTTAATGGTACCAAAATTGATTCTAATAATACTTTGGCGAAATTAATTGCCAAATATAAGATAGGTGATGAAGTTACATTAAAAATTTCACATAAAGGCGAGGAAAAAGAGGTTAAGCTAAAATTAGAAGAACGAAAAAGCTAA
- the gatC gene encoding Asp-tRNA(Asn)/Glu-tRNA(Gln) amidotransferase subunit GatC, whose protein sequence is MSDIITKSEVEKVAKLARIKITEQEKEKFAKQLTGILDYVNQLSEVNTDNVKPTAQVTELKNVMRPDEIKSFENPAELVESAPESRDRQVKVKSIL, encoded by the coding sequence ATGTCAGACATTATAACCAAATCCGAAGTCGAAAAAGTTGCAAAATTAGCTCGCATTAAAATTACTGAACAAGAAAAAGAAAAATTTGCCAAGCAATTGACTGGTATTTTAGATTACGTTAATCAATTATCAGAAGTTAATACTGACAATGTAAAACCAACAGCTCAAGTTACTGAATTAAAAAACGTTATGCGACCAGATGAAATCAAGTCTTTCGAAAATCCTGCTGAGCTAGTTGAAAGTGCGCCTGAAAGTAGAGATAGGCAAGTCAAGGTAAAGAGCATTTTATAA
- the gatA gene encoding Asp-tRNA(Asn)/Glu-tRNA(Gln) amidotransferase subunit GatA, producing MLNKLNLTDLSAKLQRKEISSSELVSDCLKEIKEQDSKIGAFLEVFEEDAINQAKEIDKKEKLGPLEGIPIAIKDVLLVKGKKSTSGSRILENYIASYDATAVAKLKQAGMIIMGKTNCDEFAMGSSTETSAFQKTRNPVNLEYVPGGSSGGSCAAVAANFLPVALGTDTGGSIRQPAAFCGVYGLKPTYGRVSRYGLSALGSSFDSVGPFARSAEDLAWIFSTIAGNDPKDSTSSKLETQELINQTFPVIKGLKIGLPKECFGEGVNTEVKEKVELAIKKLEKLGAKIQEVSLPHSKYALAVYYVLLPAEASANLARFDGVRYGYSSKSNDLLLNYLESRAQGFGDEVKRRIMIGTYILSAGYYDAYYKKAQKVRTKVIEDYKKVFEQVDLLATPTTPTTAFKFGENSDDPVAMYMNDILTVSANVAGVPAISIPCGFDSKKLPIGLQLIANHFEETKLLQAAKAFETL from the coding sequence ATGTTAAACAAACTCAACTTAACCGATTTATCCGCCAAATTACAACGCAAAGAAATTTCTTCATCTGAATTAGTTTCTGATTGCTTAAAAGAAATAAAAGAGCAAGATTCAAAAATTGGCGCCTTTTTGGAAGTCTTTGAAGAAGATGCAATTAACCAAGCCAAAGAAATTGACAAAAAAGAAAAGCTTGGTCCATTAGAAGGTATTCCAATTGCCATTAAAGATGTTCTGCTAGTTAAAGGCAAAAAAAGTACCAGCGGTTCAAGAATATTGGAAAATTATATTGCTTCATATGATGCAACAGCAGTTGCCAAATTAAAACAAGCTGGCATGATTATTATGGGCAAAACTAACTGCGATGAATTTGCCATGGGTTCATCAACCGAAACTTCAGCTTTTCAAAAAACCAGAAATCCAGTTAATTTAGAATATGTTCCAGGCGGTTCATCAGGTGGATCTTGTGCAGCAGTTGCCGCCAACTTTTTGCCAGTTGCTTTAGGTACAGATACAGGCGGATCAATTCGCCAGCCAGCAGCTTTTTGCGGAGTTTACGGTCTAAAACCAACTTATGGCAGAGTAAGCCGATATGGATTATCAGCTTTAGGATCAAGCTTTGATTCTGTCGGTCCATTTGCAAGATCAGCTGAAGATTTGGCCTGGATTTTTTCAACAATTGCCGGAAACGATCCCAAAGATTCCACATCTTCAAAACTTGAAACTCAAGAATTAATTAATCAAACATTTCCAGTAATCAAAGGCTTAAAAATTGGTTTGCCAAAAGAATGTTTTGGAGAAGGAGTAAATACGGAAGTTAAAGAAAAAGTTGAATTAGCAATAAAAAAATTAGAAAAACTTGGCGCCAAAATTCAAGAGGTTAGTCTTCCTCATTCAAAATATGCCTTAGCTGTTTATTATGTTTTATTACCAGCCGAAGCATCAGCTAATTTAGCTCGCTTTGATGGAGTTCGCTATGGCTATTCTTCTAAATCAAATGATTTGCTTTTAAATTATTTAGAATCAAGAGCTCAAGGTTTTGGCGATGAAGTGAAAAGAAGAATAATGATTGGCACTTATATTTTATCAGCTGGCTATTATGACGCTTATTACAAAAAAGCACAAAAAGTCAGAACAAAAGTTATTGAAGATTACAAAAAAGTTTTTGAACAAGTTGATTTATTGGCAACACCAACAACTCCAACAACTGCTTTCAAATTTGGTGAAAATTCAGATGATCCAGTTGCGATGTACATGAACGATATTTTGACAGTTTCAGCTAACGTTGCTGGTGTACCTGCAATTTCCATTCCATGTGGTTTTGACAGCAAAAAATTGCCAATTGGTTTGCAATTAATTGCTAATCATTTCGAAGAAACAAAATTATTACAAGCTGCCAAGGCTTTTGAAACATTATAG
- the ligA gene encoding NAD-dependent DNA ligase LigA encodes MDKQQAKIRIEKLKKEVNHHRYLYHVLDKPEISDSALDSLKNELFKLEQQYPEFITSDSPTQRVGGEALKEFKKVKHDVRMLSFNDAFSKVDMHDWQKRMENYLKEKKEFNFYCEPKIDGLAISLIYKNGQFILGSTRGNGFIGEDVTINLKTIESIPLNLEKKDHKIYLKNYNSTELKKVDQLLEKFNLNSSELEVRGEIYLDKNDFEKLNKEQEKNHLQIFANPRNVAAGSIRQLNPKITASRKLKCFVYHVITDLGQTTHEQEHLMLNRLGFRINPYTELANNMEEVFTYHEKIGKIRNRLEYEIDGVVAIINDNKLWQKLGIVGKAPRGCMAYKFPGREATTIVEDIKVQVGRTGALTPVAHLKPVPLGGVTISHATLHNMDEIKRLGIKIGDTVIIQRAGDVIPDVVKVLTNLRTGKEKEFHMPSKCPICGSKVFRKKEEVAYYCSNKNCFALQERAITHFVSRTAFDIEGLGPKIIEQLISNDLIDNASDLFTLKIDDLKPLERFAEKSATNIINSINKAKDVTLAKFIYALGIRHVGEETAFDLANHFGNLENLEKASLSELEKIRDIGGVVAKSIHEYFQNQKNLDFVHNLIKNGIRIQKQKQIAQKLAGKTFVLTGTLEKYSRDEAKKKIRDLGGDVSSSVSSETNYVVAGSEPGSKYDKAKALKIKILNEKEFLDLI; translated from the coding sequence ATGGATAAGCAACAAGCTAAAATCAGAATTGAAAAATTAAAAAAAGAAGTTAACCATCATCGTTATCTTTATCATGTTTTAGACAAGCCAGAAATTTCTGACTCTGCTTTGGATTCTTTAAAAAATGAATTATTTAAATTAGAACAGCAATATCCAGAATTTATAACATCAGATTCTCCAACTCAAAGAGTGGGAGGAGAAGCGCTCAAAGAATTCAAAAAAGTTAAGCATGATGTTCGCATGCTCTCTTTTAACGATGCTTTTTCAAAAGTTGATATGCATGATTGGCAAAAGAGAATGGAGAATTATTTAAAAGAAAAAAAAGAATTTAATTTTTATTGCGAGCCAAAAATTGATGGTTTGGCAATTTCATTAATTTATAAAAATGGTCAATTTATTTTAGGTTCAACTAGAGGTAATGGCTTTATCGGTGAAGATGTGACCATAAATTTAAAAACAATTGAAAGCATTCCTCTTAATTTAGAAAAAAAAGATCACAAAATTTATCTCAAAAATTATAATTCAACTGAATTAAAAAAAGTTGATCAGCTTTTAGAAAAATTTAATTTAAATAGTTCAGAATTAGAAGTTCGTGGCGAAATTTACTTAGATAAGAATGATTTTGAAAAATTAAATAAAGAACAAGAAAAAAATCATCTCCAAATTTTCGCCAATCCGAGAAATGTTGCTGCAGGTAGTATCAGGCAATTAAATCCAAAAATTACTGCCTCAAGAAAACTAAAATGTTTTGTTTATCATGTTATCACAGACTTAGGCCAAACAACTCATGAGCAAGAACATTTAATGCTTAATCGTTTAGGTTTTAGAATTAATCCTTACACTGAATTAGCAAATAACATGGAAGAAGTTTTTACATATCACGAAAAAATTGGCAAAATCAGAAATAGGCTAGAATATGAAATTGATGGTGTCGTGGCTATTATTAACGATAACAAATTGTGGCAAAAATTAGGAATTGTTGGCAAAGCACCTCGTGGTTGCATGGCTTACAAATTTCCTGGCAGAGAAGCAACAACTATTGTAGAAGATATTAAAGTTCAAGTAGGCAGAACTGGTGCCTTAACGCCAGTTGCACATTTGAAGCCAGTGCCACTTGGTGGTGTCACAATTTCGCATGCCACTTTGCATAATATGGATGAAATCAAGCGTTTAGGAATTAAAATTGGCGATACTGTTATTATTCAAAGAGCAGGCGATGTTATTCCTGATGTTGTTAAAGTTCTCACAAATTTACGGACTGGCAAAGAAAAAGAATTCCACATGCCAAGCAAATGTCCAATTTGCGGATCAAAAGTTTTTAGAAAAAAAGAAGAGGTTGCTTATTATTGTTCCAACAAAAATTGTTTTGCCTTGCAAGAGCGAGCAATCACTCATTTTGTTTCAAGAACTGCTTTTGATATTGAAGGATTAGGTCCAAAAATAATTGAGCAATTAATCAGCAATGATTTAATTGATAATGCTTCAGATTTATTCACTTTAAAAATTGATGATTTAAAACCATTAGAAAGATTTGCTGAAAAATCAGCGACCAACATAATCAATTCAATCAACAAAGCAAAAGATGTTACTCTAGCAAAATTTATTTATGCTTTAGGCATTCGTCATGTTGGCGAAGAAACTGCATTTGACCTTGCTAATCATTTTGGCAATTTAGAAAATCTAGAAAAAGCGTCACTTTCAGAATTAGAAAAAATTAGAGATATTGGAGGCGTTGTTGCAAAAAGCATTCATGAATATTTTCAAAATCAGAAAAACCTTGACTTTGTTCATAATTTAATAAAAAATGGCATAAGGATCCAAAAACAAAAGCAAATCGCTCAAAAATTAGCTGGCAAAACTTTTGTTTTAACAGGAACGCTTGAAAAATATTCCAGAGACGAGGCTAAGAAAAAAATCCGTGATTTAGGCGGAGACGTGTCATCATCTGTTAGCTCCGAAACTAATTATGTTGTTGCAGGTTCTGAGCCAGGTTCCAAATATGACAAAGCCAAGGCGCTCAAAATTAAGATTCTTAATGAAAAAGAGTTCCTCGATTTAATTTAA
- a CDS encoding CDP-alcohol phosphatidyltransferase family protein — MIHNSRKKSVVNIPNALSLFRSIVIFVVFFALFADINFLLLQILVVLAIVSDKIDGSWARHFKETSRFGMLFDSYADAGFIAICLIYAILKLDFPIYILYFGLPFVFIILLFYLIFSIFGKKIISFWDFGKRLESKSTAVVLFTLIIFYFFDLPLKVYVAWFMFVYIYLYLFYYLYIAIKHAKKK, encoded by the coding sequence ATGATTCATAATTCTCGTAAAAAAAGTGTAGTCAATATCCCAAATGCCTTATCTCTTTTTCGATCTATTGTAATTTTTGTTGTCTTTTTTGCCCTTTTTGCTGATATTAATTTTCTGCTTCTTCAGATTTTAGTTGTTTTAGCAATTGTTAGTGACAAAATTGATGGCAGCTGGGCAAGACATTTCAAAGAAACATCGAGATTTGGCATGCTCTTTGATTCATATGCTGATGCTGGATTTATTGCTATTTGTCTTATTTATGCAATCTTAAAATTAGATTTTCCAATTTACATTTTGTATTTTGGTTTGCCATTTGTTTTTATAATTTTACTTTTCTATTTAATATTTTCAATATTTGGCAAAAAAATTATTTCTTTTTGGGATTTTGGCAAAAGGTTAGAATCAAAATCTACAGCCGTTGTATTATTCACTCTAATTATTTTTTATTTTTTCGATCTTCCGCTTAAAGTATATGTTGCTTGGTTCATGTTCGTTTATATTTATCTTTATTTATTTTATTATTTATATATAGCTATAAAACATGCAAAGAAAAAGTGA
- a CDS encoding four helix bundle protein: MNKTKIKSFTDLNAWKEAHVLVIMIYKITKTFPKDELFGLINQLRRCAVSITSNIAEGFSRPTYKEKIKFYYTSLGSVTELQNQILVARDIEYLSNKDFQKIANQSITVHKLINGLIKKSKTFKKS, translated from the coding sequence ATGAATAAAACAAAAATAAAATCTTTTACAGATTTAAATGCTTGGAAAGAAGCGCATGTCTTAGTTATAATGATTTATAAAATTACTAAAACATTTCCCAAAGATGAATTGTTTGGATTAATTAATCAGCTTAGAAGATGCGCTGTTTCTATAACCTCAAACATTGCAGAGGGATTTAGCAGACCAACTTACAAAGAAAAAATAAAATTTTATTATACTTCTTTAGGTTCTGTAACTGAACTTCAAAATCAAATTTTAGTTGCGAGAGATATTGAATATTTATCAAACAAAGATTTTCAAAAAATTGCCAATCAAAGCATAACTGTCCATAAACTTATAAATGGATTGATTAAAAAATCAAAAACATTTAAAAAATCATGA
- a CDS encoding prepilin peptidase: MNLMLILASVIILIFGLVIGSFLNVVINRLNLHQNLISPGSHCPNCKHNLNFWDLIPVFSFIFLRGKCRYCQKKISWQYPLVELTTAISFLLLFFKFVDINNINLDFLVILEQLLIYFFFTSILIIIFVYDLKHYLIPNKIIYPALIITLILQIIPISQYPNIPISNLIIGSLIPGIFFLLLVLVSKEKWMGAGDVKLGFLCGLMIGYPNIFVALFISFVLGAIIGIILIISKKKDLKDKMPYGTLLTFATFISILFGTQIINWYFSFLGIV; encoded by the coding sequence ATGAATCTTATGTTAATCCTAGCTAGCGTAATAATATTAATATTTGGTTTAGTTATCGGCAGTTTTCTTAATGTTGTCATAAACCGTCTCAATCTTCATCAAAACTTAATTTCGCCAGGCTCGCATTGTCCAAACTGCAAACACAATTTAAATTTTTGGGATTTAATTCCTGTTTTCAGTTTCATTTTTTTAAGAGGAAAATGCCGTTATTGTCAAAAAAAAATTTCTTGGCAATATCCATTAGTTGAGCTGACAACTGCAATTTCATTTTTATTATTATTTTTCAAATTTGTTGATATTAATAATATTAATCTTGATTTTCTTGTTATTTTAGAACAGCTTTTAATCTATTTCTTTTTCACAAGCATCCTGATAATAATTTTTGTTTACGATCTTAAGCATTATTTGATTCCGAATAAAATTATATATCCAGCATTAATTATAACTTTGATTTTGCAAATTATCCCAATATCCCAATATCCCAATATCCCAATATCTAATTTAATAATTGGCTCATTAATTCCAGGAATATTCTTTCTGCTTTTAGTCCTTGTTTCCAAAGAAAAATGGATGGGAGCAGGCGATGTCAAATTAGGTTTTTTATGCGGTCTAATGATCGGTTATCCAAATATTTTTGTTGCTTTATTTATCTCCTTTGTTTTAGGAGCAATTATTGGTATCATTTTAATTATTTCAAAGAAAAAAGATCTCAAAGACAAAATGCCATATGGCACTTTATTAACTTTTGCAACTTTTATTTCTATTCTATTTGGCACTCAAATTATAAATTGGTACTTTAGCTTTTTAGGCATAGTGTGA
- a CDS encoding GatB/YqeY domain-containing protein, whose protein sequence is MLKDRINKDLITALKAKDQEKSSILRLINSEIKNEEIAKKKREQGLNDEETQAVIARQIKQINDSIESFKAGKREDLVKEEEQKLAILKVYLPKQIEKAEVEKIVDEVIAQVKPSSPSDFGKVMGQVMAKVKGKTDGKVVNELVRKKLNEN, encoded by the coding sequence ATGTTAAAAGACCGAATCAATAAAGATTTAATTACTGCATTAAAAGCAAAAGATCAGGAAAAATCTTCAATTTTAAGATTAATTAATTCTGAAATCAAAAACGAAGAAATCGCCAAGAAAAAAAGAGAGCAAGGCTTAAATGACGAAGAAACTCAAGCTGTAATTGCTCGCCAAATCAAACAAATCAATGATTCTATTGAATCTTTTAAGGCTGGAAAAAGAGAAGATCTAGTCAAGGAAGAAGAACAAAAATTAGCAATCTTAAAAGTCTATTTGCCAAAACAAATAGAAAAAGCAGAAGTTGAAAAAATCGTTGATGAAGTCATTGCTCAAGTAAAGCCATCGAGTCCATCAGATTTTGGCAAGGTTATGGGGCAAGTTATGGCAAAAGTCAAAGGCAAAACTGATGGAAAAGTTGTGAATGAACTTGTTAGAAAAAAATTGAATGAGAATTAA